The sequence below is a genomic window from Cicer arietinum cultivar CDC Frontier isolate Library 1 chromosome 6, Cicar.CDCFrontier_v2.0, whole genome shotgun sequence.
atattattcctttatttaattcaattagatgaaatatttactatttttattttactttttgaaatagTCAATGTTACGCTGATAACTTtagaattatatttataataagaatCGAACCTCTGAcctttttatcttaatttatcGTTTTAAGAGTTGAGACACCAAAACCTTATATGGCATATTCTATCTCCGTATTTACAAAAGGAGtcgaaaaatattgaatttcatCCATCCATGATGTTAAAACATATAAACTCCGTGAGTGATTTGATGAGAGCtaaatgaaattaaatgaaGTAAAGAGTTATAAGATGAGGTCCCCTCCATATTCTTTCCTGAACCATTATATCACTTCATGTGTCTCTTGCTTTCTTCTCATTAATACACTCACAGTAATCACTTGGCTCCCTCTCTTTCTTAATTTTCCCCCTCACTTCACTTCACTTTCTATGTCCTAATAACCTCTCTCAACTACACACAACACACAACCCTCTCTCTCTTTTCCTTTGCAATGAAGacttctctttctctcttgCTTCTCCTCTTTCTCTTTTTCCTCTCCTCAGCAACTTCCTCAAGGAACTTTCACCACCACCATTGTAATTCTTTTTCCAAAAGAACCCCACGTTCTCTGTGCTTCAACCTTCAAAGAACATTCCACAAGAACAATATGCATATTCCAGTTCCACAGCAGGGAAATGGGGTTGAAGTTGATCCAAGGTATGGTGTAGATAAGAGATTAGTTCCCTCTGGTCCAAACCCACTTCACAATTGATCATTCATTGGAAACCAATTCCCATGCCAACTACCTCACTATATACTAGTCTTAGTAAATATTTTATACACTAAGGTATCTTTAATCTACTCCCACAACTTCAATGTGGGACCCCATTTCCTTCTTTCTACATATTTTATCTTGATACAAATAATTGGAATTGATGGACCGTAAGTTTTTACATTGTGATCGTAATTGTAGTTGCAGACATAATAGTCACCACACAAAGATGGACAATCTTTGGAAGGGATTGCTCCTTAAAAACAAAGATTTCAAATCTTTTTacctttctttatttttttttttgggtcaaaCTTGTATGACTTAATGAGTATAACGTTAAGAGTTAGAGTAATAGTATGTTTGTTTTGGTCTTCCATTTCCACGTTTGTATTTGGTTTTCCACGTGTCTTGCAAGTATTATTAGGAACACGGATAGAGGGTACAGAATTTTGTAGAAAGAAGACCAGAATCTGAAAACAAGCATGGAAATGGTGAGAGAGAGAAAGTGGAGTTGAGGAATCAGCAGGACCCCATGAGTCTATTTATGGTTGTGCTCACAAGAATATGGAGtcaacatcatttttttttaaatatttgtatagttGGAGTTGGTATTTGAATTGAACCCATGAAAATATATAtgagatatttatatatatgttgcTTTAATTATGCTTATATCATACAGTATTTTGCTTATTTGTTTTTAAGGATGCTGTTAATCCTAAACAAACATGAGAATGTTGGATTACATGCTGAAATTTCCAACCCATTTCTCTAAGATAGTATGCGTCTACCTTGTCTTATTTTTGACGGATTGATAATTGTATGAGTCAAAATGAGGTAGATCGATTCGTTTTGCCACCTATATTACAACAATTCATTTATGTGATTTTTGAATAACTCATTTATGTGACTTTTTGAAATAATCAccattaaaatcaaatattctctttgaccaaaaaattcaaatattcttaatattatttaccaattataatttattaatattgtaaaattacACTAATTGAATATATGAATCAAATTCTAGTATGTAcaagtaaatattttatccGTCCCATGATAATTGACTAATAtgtaaaataattgtttcaaaataaataaccattttaatttctaatacaCTTCTTTTCACTTGtaccatttaattaatattatttgcatCATTTGTAATGTAATATCTTCTATTATACATTTATAACattgataatatattaatatttaataaggataatttagtaaaaaatagtattttctttcttttatttatatattttttttaataagtgtgaaataattaaataactcaattattttagataaaaaatatatataatgtttCGATATTTATCAACAAAAGTTATAGATAATTAGGTCTTTTACACATTTAGTTGTAGATTCCATCTTTGGAGGATATgtataaaaatgtttaattatgcAAATTGTTTATATAGATATGAGTTACTTTAATTTTAGTCACcctaaaaatattttctcaaaaagCATCCttgcaatttttaaaaactcttaaatTGATCCCTCCTCAGTCATTGTTAGCACAGAAGTTGACATATTTTAATGATCTATTTACATTAACTGCATTAGTTTGATccgataataaaaaatatgtactGAATTTGATAAGATACATATTTGATTCCTCTTAACATTATCagagaaaaataaagataaatccatttataaatattcaattaattctAACGTGTTCCCTACATTGCATCTGACACCCtcctttcaaaaattaaaaacattaaatattcaaaaaaaaagcCAACTTTGCGCAATGGTTTCTGTGTGGTTGGTGATAAGGATACCGGTTATTTTAAAGGAAAAATCTGACATTCTTTTGTCCCTAGcagattttatttgaattttaaaaaaaaaaattaatgagaaaaaacTGGATTATAAAATATGATCAACAATGTCAAATACTTATCTTGTAAGATCCTATGCTTGATGGTAAAAAATCTCTGAAGAAGAAAAGAATACTTATCTTTCCCCATAAGGCACTTGAGTTCCAAATCATACAACACATGCAAAGTATATCCAACCTTGCTTGCCCCTAATGACTATACTCTACAAAAATGTTCTCATTTCCTATGTTTCTTCTCTTTCAAATAAGTGGAAATCAAAACATTGCTCATAAAAGGGGAAAATTAAACCATAAAATTCTTCCTGTATAGGAATGGAGAATTGGATTAAACAGATAAGGTTAGTAATTTTCACTTTTCACCCTAAAGAAATTTAAGATGGTCACATGCATCATTTATTGTAAATACCTCTCATATGCATAATAGCATCTTCATTTATCTTTTACACTATCATACTATCCATTGCATATAACAAAAATAGCTGCATAAAGTTGTTTTCCCTTgtgcaaatatttttatatgataaaCAAGTTTTTGTTAGAGAGAAATTAATTGGTGCAGAAGAGGAGAATAAGGCTGATTTTGGTGGGAATAGGGATCAGAAAACTCTATCATTCAAAGGTGATGTAATGTCTTTCCCTTGAAGGCTTTTTTATCAGTATTAGGAAAGAAATAAAGTCatcatattaaaaaaaggaATAAATTGAGAATTTATGATATCCATATCTTTAACAAAGTCTAGGgacaaaaaggaaaaaaaaacaaatgccttttttacatcttatttccCATATCTTGACAAAACAAGATAGAAAATATTCTATTTGACCAAATGTCTTTGAAAATGAGAttcaattactatttttatgttttaacccTATGGTAAGTAAAGtcttatcaattattttttcgGTCTGACTTTAAATTCGaataatttcaatcaattcgacCTTTACTAAAATTCATCAGCCAGCCAACCACTTGATTAGATTGaaatactaaatataaaaaCGAATGATGTGGTAGAACAATATTTCATTAACTTGCAATAATTCTTAATACAAGGAGACTAGTAAGAATTTCATAGATCAATGAGGTCATTAATTGTCTttctagtttttgtttttggctGAAAACTGAATGAGGCAATCACTTAATTGACAAGCATCTGCGTGCAATTTCTACAGAGAAGAAAAAGGCCAATAATTGGTTTCAGAGACAATTTTCAAGGAAAATGAGTCATGATTATGATTTAATAGAAATGGAGCATGCCACAGCTGTAGCTGCAGCAGCATTTGCAATTAGTTCACATGTTTCAGAAATCACACATGAGAACAAAATGAGTGAGTTTCCTGAGACCTCATTGACCAAGACCAGAAGCAAAATCCATGATAAAAAATCTGCAATATCCCAGCTAGGAGCCGCATCAAAAAGATTATCAGGTAAACTATCATATTATGTCTCAATTCagcttttgaagaaaaaaatacttttgagtacatgatttattatttattcataccttaatgagaaaaataacaaaaataaaatacaattatgcATTGTAGGGTCATTTAAAATGACAGATGACCAAGGTTACAAGGTGCCAATGCCAACATCTTCTATTATTACAGAAGAAAAGAAGCCTGAAAAGACCATCACACCAGCACCATCAATAAAAAAGACTCCAACTTTTAGTGGAACTGATCATAAAAAACCTGATATCCCAATTCCAAAAAAGGCTTCAACTTTTGCTGATAAACATTTTATTGACTCTGATAATACAAAACCTGTTACCCCAAAACCAAAAGTTCCTCCACTTTTTGATGATCCAACTGTGTCTTTAAGGCCACCTCGACCTCCGCCGCCACTACAATCACCAATCAGACAGACTTCAACCTCTACAAGACCATCAACAAAACCAGGTACAGCAGAGACAAAAGCAGATGCTTGGGAGAGGGAAGAGCTTAAAAAGATCAAAGAAAGGTCTGCAtggaaattatttatttcattgacAGTATATGAAAACTTGAATAAATGAATGTTGTCAATCTCTAACTTTAtgcaatgaaaatataatttctcaGGTATGAGAAGTTGTTAGAGACAATAGATTCATGGGAAAAGAGGAAAAAGATGAAAGCAAGACGCAAGCTAAATAAGCATGAGGTTAAATTTTCTATTCAACTCAACTATACTTTGACCttgtttgaagtttgaacaaACAATTTAATGAAGAGATTATAGCAAAAGTGCTTATCAGATAAGTGTTTGTGTATAAACTACTTccataacaaaagataaaataaagtcgaACTGGTTACATATAAgttaaaaattgttttcataagctatcataaatgaaaaagttataagttgtttttagtAAAACTTAAGCATATTGAACGTTTTAATTGAAGAAGTAGTGTTCCATATTTATGTCCTCTGATAAGCTTTGTGAAAAAATGCAGCAGAGTGAAAATGAGCGGAAAAGGGAGAAAGCGAGGAAGAAATATGAagataagataaaatatttagaagAGATTGCAGCAGGGGCAAGAGCACAATCAAATGAGAGACGAAATAATGAAACGCTCAAAGCAAAAGACAAAGCAAACATAATTAGAACAACAGGCAAGCTTCCAGGGGCGTGTTCATGTttctaagaaaataattaataccaATATATTATGTATGTACATAGCATTATTTGGTTtgagaaacaaacaaaattctGTAATTATGTGTTTCAATGTTCTATGAACAAGTATATTTGAAAAGTAAACAAAATACAcgtatttttcttcttttctaagACTCGATCAGTTTCAAAATAtggaaattataaaatagtcaTATGACTATGTCAATTAGACAATTCTGTTAATGCTTCTCAACTAGTATTTTTAGTAGCATCTAATGATACAAATATTATGATTGTGAAATTAACTTAATTACTAACTTATTAGCCTATTTTTTAGAATTTGGGTTGTGATTAGCTTAACCCTtgcaaaattgatttataatgtGAGGATTATCCATCAATTATAAGATATGAcatgaaaaattataaagagAGAGTATTTTTACCTTATAAATAGGTTTTTGTAAAAGTTGAgttaaattaaacttaaaatttaagATGATATCATAGTTTATTTAAGATCTATTGGATCACTTGATTTCGAGTATATCAAGTTATGATTCAAATATTAGGTATGGAAATCATGTCTTAAGAGttctacatcaaatcaaatcaaatcaaatatgatttaaaaatatgtttataaatgTGATGATAGATTGGGTAAGAGTTTTAGTTAAGGCCAACTCAAAGGAGTATTAGAAAAAgcacaaaatttaattaatacagAAAAGGAGAAAGGAAagtgaataatatatatacaacagAATTAGGAAAAACATACAGAATCATCTTACTTCAAACAGAAGTCTGTCACCATACAATCAATCCATTATGACATTCTAATCATATCCAACatagattatataaaatgatgACAACAAGTTAACAACAAGAATACTTAAAAGAGAGGgaaactataattattaatCAAAGAAGAAGGTGAAGCGAAATGAGTgataataattcatttaaaaaagcCTCCAGCAACCTTAGCAAAATCACCACCTAGACCACCAAGGCCACCTCCTTCAGATTTGGCAGGAGCATCATCATTACCATTGGGGTGATCTGGTTTGGAAGgtgcagcagcagcagcagcaggaGAAGGAGAAGGAGAAGGAGCAGGAGAGTTGGTGGACTGATACTGATGGAGATAATCAGAAGCCTTATCAACATACTGTCCAACACCCTTCTGATCATCAAGTTTAGCATACTGACCAACTGCTTCTAGAAGATCCCCTGCAGCATCTGCAACTTTGGCTTTATCAGTTTCTTTCCCCAAACCTGACTGTGCTGCCTCTGCTACTATCTTTGCACTTGCCATAAGCTCACTCGTTGAATACTTCTTCTCTTCTTCTCCACTCCCTGCcatcttttattttctataactTAATTGATGATTGATAGGATATGATGTAGCTTCTGCAAGAGttcttcaattatttataatatcagTTAGGCGTGATTATTGCAAAACAAATATCTATCAAAGTTGTGGTTCAAGTTAATGTGGGTCTACCTTATCGATTCGGACATAAATAATACAGTGTGGAATACGTGTCTTTCCAAACCTCAAACacactttctttctttctttttttttaggACACTGTTTGCTTTAAATCTTTAACtaccttttttttctcttttcaaaatatatatctcACTTTTATAATTACTCTGTCTTTTTCATAATATATCTTACTTTAGAAAGAAAGTAATGTCTCACTTTAA
It includes:
- the LOC101493550 gene encoding uncharacterized protein isoform X3, whose protein sequence is MSHDYDLIEMEHATAVAAAAFAISSHVSEITHENKMSEFPETSLTKTRSKIHDKKSAISQLGAASKRLSGSFKMTDDQGYKVPMPTSSIITEEKKPEKTITPAPSIKKTPTFSGTDHKKPDIPIPKKASTFADKHFIDSDNTKPVTPKPKVPPLFDDPTVSLRPPRPPPPLQSPIRQTSTSTRPSTKPGTAETKADAWEREELKKIKERYEKLLETIDSWEKRKKMKARRKLNKHEQSENERKREKARKKYEDKIKYLEEIAAGARAQSNERRNNETLKAKDKANIIRTTGKLPGACSCF
- the LOC101493550 gene encoding uncharacterized protein isoform X1; translation: MENWIKQIREKLIGAEEENKADFGGNRDQKTLSFKEKKKANNWFQRQFSRKMSHDYDLIEMEHATAVAAAAFAISSHVSEITHENKMSEFPETSLTKTRSKIHDKKSAISQLGAASKRLSGSFKMTDDQGYKVPMPTSSIITEEKKPEKTITPAPSIKKTPTFSGTDHKKPDIPIPKKASTFADKHFIDSDNTKPVTPKPKVPPLFDDPTVSLRPPRPPPPLQSPIRQTSTSTRPSTKPGTAETKADAWEREELKKIKERYEKLLETIDSWEKRKKMKARRKLNKHEQSENERKREKARKKYEDKIKYLEEIAAGARAQSNERRNNETLKAKDKANIIRTTGKLPGACSCF
- the LOC101494085 gene encoding nodulin-related protein 1-like → MAGSGEEEKKYSTSELMASAKIVAEAAQSGLGKETDKAKVADAAGDLLEAVGQYAKLDDQKGVGQYVDKASDYLHQYQSTNSPAPSPSPSPAAAAAAPSKPDHPNGNDDAPAKSEGGGLGGLGGDFAKVAGGFFK
- the LOC101493550 gene encoding uncharacterized protein isoform X2 gives rise to the protein MENWIKQIREKLIGAEEENKADFGGNRDQKTLSFKEKKKANNWFQRQFSRKMSHDYDLIEMEHATAVAAAAFAISSHVSEITHENKMSEFPETSLTKTRSKIHDKKSAISQLGAASKRLSGSFKMTDDQGYKVPMPTSSIITEEKKPEKTITPAPSIKKTPTFSGTDHKKPDIPIPKKASTFADKHFIDSDNTKPVTPKPKVPPLFDDPTVSLRPPRPPPPLQSPIRQTSTSTRPSTKPGTAETKADAWEREELKKIKERYEKLLETIDSWEKRKKMKARRKLNKHESENERKREKARKKYEDKIKYLEEIAAGARAQSNERRNNETLKAKDKANIIRTTGKLPGACSCF